A section of the Verrucomicrobium sp. GAS474 genome encodes:
- the hisD gene encoding histidinol dehydrogenase, whose amino-acid sequence MSKARIGTGIDAIPFRLLDTRNPKDASELRSLNRFAEPERSLSLAVAEIIGRIRAEGDAGLVNLTRKFDNVVLTPRTLRLSGPAPKVSAEVVRLCAYSLKNIVAFSKGGIPKNRTLRNQEGARVGEVYHPFQRVGIYVPGGTAPLVSTALMTVGIAKAAGVKEIVVCTPPPVNKHLHYALRASGATEIYQVGGAHAIAALAYGTKTIARVEKIFGPGNGFVVEAKRQVIGAVAVDLLPGPSEIAVVAEEPARADFIAADLLAQAEHGSHSRIVFFTPSDKLLSGVVAAIERQLPLLPRRNFLDAVLARNALFVRTQTLAEAVALAEAYAPEHLSLFVKKAAALAPKIRNAGAVFIGENSPVAAGDYLSGPSHTLPTGGAGKSFAGLTIDQFYKRVSHIEYSKAAIRKAAPLIAALARLEQLEAHARSAEIRK is encoded by the coding sequence ATGAGCAAAGCCCGCATCGGAACCGGAATCGACGCGATTCCCTTCCGCCTCCTCGACACGCGCAACCCGAAGGACGCCTCGGAGCTCCGCTCCCTGAACCGCTTCGCCGAGCCCGAGCGGAGCCTCTCCCTCGCCGTCGCCGAGATCATCGGCCGCATCCGCGCCGAGGGCGACGCGGGCCTCGTCAACCTGACGCGGAAGTTCGACAACGTCGTCCTCACCCCGCGCACCCTCCGCCTTTCCGGTCCCGCCCCGAAGGTCTCCGCCGAGGTCGTCCGCCTCTGCGCCTACTCGCTGAAGAACATCGTCGCCTTCTCCAAGGGCGGCATCCCGAAGAACCGGACCCTCCGCAACCAGGAAGGGGCCCGCGTCGGCGAGGTCTACCATCCCTTCCAGCGCGTCGGCATCTACGTCCCCGGCGGCACCGCCCCCCTCGTCTCCACCGCCCTCATGACCGTCGGCATCGCCAAGGCGGCCGGGGTGAAGGAGATCGTCGTCTGCACGCCGCCCCCGGTGAACAAGCACCTCCACTACGCCCTCCGCGCCTCGGGCGCGACGGAGATCTACCAGGTCGGCGGAGCCCACGCCATCGCCGCCCTCGCCTACGGGACGAAGACCATCGCCCGCGTCGAGAAGATCTTCGGCCCCGGCAACGGCTTCGTCGTCGAGGCGAAGCGGCAGGTCATCGGCGCCGTCGCCGTCGACCTCCTCCCGGGACCGAGCGAGATCGCCGTCGTCGCGGAGGAGCCGGCCCGCGCCGACTTCATCGCCGCCGACCTCCTTGCCCAGGCCGAGCACGGCTCCCACAGCCGCATCGTCTTCTTCACCCCCTCGGACAAGCTCCTCTCCGGCGTGGTGGCGGCGATCGAACGGCAGCTCCCGCTCCTCCCTCGGCGGAACTTCCTCGATGCCGTCCTGGCGCGGAACGCCCTCTTCGTCCGCACCCAGACCCTCGCCGAGGCCGTCGCCCTCGCGGAGGCTTATGCGCCTGAGCATCTCTCCCTCTTCGTCAAGAAGGCCGCCGCCCTCGCGCCGAAGATCCGGAACGCCGGGGCCGTCTTCATCGGGGAGAACTCCCCCGTCGCTGCAGGCGATTACCTCTCCGGCCCCAGCCACACCCTGCCGACCGGCGGCGCGGGCAAGTCGTTCGCCGGATTGACCATCGACCAGTTCTACAAGCGGGTCAGCCACATCGAATACAGCAAGGCCGCGATCCGCAAAGCTGCCCCCCTCATCGCCGCCCTCGCCCGCCTGGAACAGCTCGAGGCCCACGCCCGCTCCGCCGAGATTCGGAAGTGA
- a CDS encoding acyltransferase, producing MNVPEPLPSPLPKEKGAGSGAGGRMVYLDALRGIAAVVVVFHHFFCLFDWGLIEGTAATSRLGFEPGIAVTPFNLLYQGSGMVEVFFVLSGYVLVSAFYGAPTFLGALARRYVRLAGVVFCACLFGWLLIALNLDFAGTILAQSHSPYQGGTDRVIPHLGVGELLREAFFNAFFKRDDPHQYLGGVLWTMPTEFFGSVMILAVMLLFRRSARAGMLFLGLLTVAWFGYSVFFMLVGTWLGLASRSCRFASLPLFGHAARRIALFVLALYLLSFPSTADPGAGYRFLLFDLGRFFSIPHFFPPIDAALFWRGIGAVLLVSVALASSRMQAVLNRFGFLGKISFPLYLTHAPVLFLVGAGGYLELRPLLPGGTVTALAVFPFFLLSALLVAWLGYLYVEKPTLRLSRDVGEKVDTLLLRGWVQSGKTT from the coding sequence ATGAATGTTCCCGAGCCCCTGCCTTCGCCCTTGCCGAAGGAAAAGGGAGCGGGCTCCGGAGCCGGGGGGCGCATGGTCTACCTCGATGCCCTGCGCGGCATCGCTGCCGTCGTGGTGGTGTTCCACCACTTTTTTTGCCTCTTCGATTGGGGGTTGATCGAGGGGACGGCGGCGACCTCCCGGCTCGGGTTCGAGCCGGGGATCGCCGTCACCCCGTTCAATCTCCTCTATCAGGGGAGCGGGATGGTCGAGGTCTTCTTCGTCCTCAGCGGCTACGTCCTAGTCTCCGCCTTTTACGGAGCGCCGACCTTCCTCGGGGCGTTGGCGCGGCGCTATGTCCGGCTGGCCGGGGTTGTCTTCTGCGCCTGCCTCTTCGGTTGGCTCCTGATCGCGCTGAATCTCGACTTCGCCGGGACGATCCTCGCCCAATCGCACTCGCCCTACCAGGGAGGGACCGACCGGGTCATCCCCCACCTGGGCGTCGGGGAACTCCTGCGCGAGGCCTTCTTCAACGCCTTCTTCAAGCGCGACGATCCCCACCAATACCTCGGCGGCGTCCTCTGGACGATGCCGACCGAGTTCTTCGGCTCGGTCATGATCCTCGCCGTCATGCTCCTCTTCCGCCGCTCCGCCCGGGCGGGGATGCTTTTCCTGGGGCTCCTGACGGTGGCGTGGTTCGGCTACAGCGTCTTCTTCATGCTGGTGGGGACGTGGCTCGGCCTTGCTTCCCGCTCCTGCCGTTTTGCGTCGCTCCCGCTCTTCGGCCATGCGGCGCGGCGGATCGCGCTCTTCGTTCTCGCCCTTTATCTTCTCTCCTTCCCCTCGACCGCCGATCCGGGCGCGGGTTATCGCTTCCTCCTCTTCGACCTGGGCCGGTTCTTCTCCATCCCCCATTTCTTCCCTCCGATCGATGCGGCCCTCTTCTGGCGGGGAATCGGGGCGGTTCTCTTGGTCAGCGTCGCATTGGCTTCCTCCCGGATGCAGGCCGTATTGAATCGCTTCGGCTTCCTCGGGAAGATCTCCTTCCCGCTCTATCTGACCCATGCCCCGGTTCTTTTCCTCGTCGGGGCCGGAGGCTACCTGGAGCTCCGCCCTCTCCTGCCGGGCGGGACGGTCACGGCCCTGGCCGTTTTCCCGTTCTTTTTGCTCTCCGCGCTCCTGGTAGCCTGGTTGGGCTATCTTTACGTGGAGAAGCCGACGCTCCGGCTCAGCCGGGACGTGGGGGAAAAGGTTGACACTCTCTTGCTGCGTGGTTGGGTTCAATCTGGTAAAACAACGTGA
- the hisB gene encoding imidazoleglycerol-phosphate dehydratase HisB, translating to MSKKAPARPSKPSRRASLTRKTAETDIRLSLDLDGSGKSKISTGVPFFDHMLTLLAKHAVIDLDLHVKGDIEVDFHHTVEDTGIALGQAINKALGDRSGIRRYGFFYLPMDETLVRVALDFSGRPLVVFKVPKNAPLIRLKAGDFPAQLTEEFLRGLAQHAGLTLHVEVLYTSEVHHLIEGVFKGLAKALDVAMSRDPRVKGVPSTKGTL from the coding sequence ATGAGCAAGAAAGCCCCCGCCCGTCCTTCCAAGCCGTCCCGCCGCGCTTCCCTCACCCGGAAGACAGCCGAGACCGACATCCGCCTCTCCCTCGACCTCGACGGCTCGGGTAAATCGAAGATTTCCACCGGCGTCCCGTTCTTCGACCACATGCTGACGCTCCTGGCGAAGCATGCCGTGATCGACCTCGACCTCCACGTGAAGGGCGACATCGAGGTCGACTTCCATCACACTGTCGAGGACACCGGCATCGCCCTCGGCCAGGCGATCAACAAGGCGCTGGGCGATCGCTCCGGCATCCGCCGCTACGGCTTCTTCTACCTCCCGATGGACGAGACCCTCGTCCGCGTCGCCCTCGATTTCAGCGGCCGCCCCCTCGTCGTCTTCAAGGTGCCGAAGAACGCCCCCCTCATCCGCCTCAAGGCGGGCGATTTCCCCGCGCAGCTCACCGAGGAATTCCTCCGCGGCCTCGCCCAGCACGCGGGCCTCACTCTCCATGTCGAGGTCCTCTACACCTCGGAAGTCCACCACCTCATCGAGGGCGTCTTCAAGGGGCTGGCCAAGGCCCTCGACGTCGCGATGTCCCGTGATCCCCGCGTGAAGGGTGTCCCCAGCACCAAGGGTACGCTCTGA
- the hisH gene encoding imidazole glycerol phosphate synthase subunit HisH, with protein sequence MIGIIDYGMGNLRSVEKALESVGAKTRFITGTSGLDGLTGLVLPGVGAFTDCVGNLRATGLWEPIKEWIAADKPFFGICLGYQMLFEGSEEGPDIEGLGVFKGKVVRFPKTDLKVPQMGWNEVTIVRPSLFTEGVVTGDHVYFVHSFYPAPEDPGIVAMTTEYGLSFASAVGKGNLFATQFHPEKSQRVGLKLLSNFAKLAS encoded by the coding sequence ATGATCGGCATTATTGATTACGGGATGGGGAACCTGCGCAGCGTCGAGAAGGCGCTCGAATCGGTCGGGGCGAAGACCCGTTTCATCACCGGCACCTCGGGCCTCGACGGCCTCACCGGCCTCGTCCTCCCCGGCGTCGGGGCCTTCACCGACTGCGTCGGGAACCTCCGCGCGACCGGCCTCTGGGAGCCGATCAAGGAATGGATCGCGGCGGACAAGCCGTTCTTCGGCATCTGCCTCGGCTACCAGATGCTCTTCGAGGGAAGCGAGGAAGGCCCCGACATCGAAGGCCTCGGCGTCTTCAAGGGGAAAGTCGTCCGCTTCCCGAAGACCGACCTGAAGGTCCCCCAGATGGGCTGGAACGAGGTCACCATCGTCCGCCCCTCGCTCTTCACCGAAGGGGTCGTCACCGGGGACCACGTCTATTTCGTCCACAGTTTCTATCCTGCCCCCGAAGATCCCGGGATCGTCGCGATGACGACCGAATACGGTCTCTCCTTCGCCAGCGCCGTGGGCAAGGGGAACCTCTTCGCCACCCAGTTCCACCCGGAGAAGAGCCAGCGCGTCGGACTGAAGCTCCTCTCCAACTTCGCCAAGCTCGCCTCGTAA